The following are encoded in a window of Amycolatopsis lexingtonensis genomic DNA:
- a CDS encoding zinc-binding dehydrogenase, which translates to MRAVWLREFGGPEVLVPGDAPDPVAGPGQVLVEVAFANTTFVETQFRAGAPGPFRAAPPLIPGNGVGGVISAVGEGVDPGLAGQRVVTSTGGSGGYAQRVAVDAAAVFAVPPSLELDAAVAVLADGRTATGLVHATRVRPGDRVLVEAAAGGVGGLLVQLAKAAGAFVIGAAGGPAKVARVQAADAVVDYLLPDWASSLGEIDVVFDGVGGSIGAAAFGRLRRGGRMAAYGLASGAWAEVSEEDAASRGITVVRSIGGAEEMRAFTESALAEAAAGRLVPVIGQRFPLEKAADAHAAIESRTTVGKTLLVA; encoded by the coding sequence ATGAGAGCTGTTTGGTTGCGGGAGTTCGGCGGGCCGGAGGTGCTGGTCCCGGGGGACGCACCGGATCCGGTCGCCGGGCCCGGTCAGGTGCTGGTCGAAGTGGCCTTCGCGAACACCACGTTCGTCGAGACGCAGTTCCGGGCGGGCGCGCCCGGGCCGTTCCGGGCGGCGCCGCCGCTGATCCCGGGCAACGGCGTCGGCGGGGTGATCAGCGCGGTCGGCGAAGGGGTGGACCCGGGACTGGCCGGCCAGCGGGTGGTGACGTCGACCGGCGGCTCCGGCGGCTACGCCCAGCGCGTCGCGGTGGACGCGGCGGCGGTGTTCGCGGTGCCGCCGTCCCTGGAGCTCGACGCGGCGGTGGCGGTGCTCGCGGACGGCCGCACCGCGACCGGCTTGGTGCATGCGACCAGGGTGCGCCCGGGCGATCGAGTCCTGGTCGAGGCGGCGGCGGGCGGCGTCGGCGGCCTGCTGGTCCAGCTGGCGAAGGCGGCGGGCGCGTTCGTGATCGGCGCGGCGGGTGGCCCGGCGAAGGTGGCCCGGGTCCAGGCGGCGGACGCCGTCGTCGACTACCTGTTGCCGGACTGGGCGTCTTCGCTGGGGGAGATCGACGTGGTCTTCGACGGCGTGGGCGGCTCGATCGGCGCGGCCGCTTTCGGCCGGCTGCGCCGAGGTGGTCGGATGGCGGCCTACGGCCTGGCGAGCGGCGCGTGGGCGGAAGTGTCCGAAGAGGACGCTGCTTCGCGCGGGATCACGGTGGTGCGCTCGATCGGCGGGGCGGAGGAGATGCGGGCGTTCACGGAGTCGGCACTGGCGGAGGCGGCGGCCGGCCGGCTAGTGCCGGTGATCGGCCAGCGCTTCCCGCTGGAGAAGGCCGCCGATGCCCACGCGGCGATCGAATCCCGCACCACGGTGGGAAAGACGCTGCTGGTGGCATGA
- a CDS encoding zinc metalloprotease, producing MSSSERLRRAVKLGAVSALSLVALVVPGTTTGSAVAAPSADCFTPTHAADRSKDGHADSLSPAEAARVEADMQSKLAGKRTTFKAAAAVSIPVYFHVITSGSTGNLPSSTITKQISVLNSAYASSGFSFTLVSTDYTNNSTWYNGITDGTSAERNMKNALRKGGKNALNIYTANLGDDLLGWATFPWNYNSKPKMDGVVILDESLPGRSATNYNEGDTATHEVGHWMGLYHTFQGGCSGSGDYVSDTPAEATATSGCPTNKDTCTSTGQDPVHNFMDYSYDGCMYEFTAGQGTRMNSSWSAYRG from the coding sequence ATGAGCAGTTCGGAGCGGTTGCGCAGGGCCGTCAAGCTGGGCGCGGTGTCCGCGCTCTCCCTGGTCGCCCTGGTCGTCCCGGGCACCACCACCGGCAGCGCGGTCGCGGCGCCGTCCGCCGACTGCTTCACGCCCACCCACGCGGCGGACCGGAGCAAGGACGGCCACGCCGACAGCCTGTCCCCGGCGGAAGCAGCCCGCGTCGAGGCGGACATGCAGAGCAAGCTGGCCGGCAAGCGAACGACGTTCAAGGCCGCGGCGGCCGTCTCGATCCCGGTGTACTTCCACGTGATCACGAGCGGCTCGACCGGCAACCTGCCGTCGTCGACGATCACCAAGCAGATCTCGGTGCTGAACAGCGCGTACGCCTCCAGCGGCTTCAGCTTCACGCTGGTCAGCACGGACTACACGAACAACTCCACCTGGTACAACGGCATCACCGACGGCACGTCGGCCGAGCGCAACATGAAGAATGCGCTGCGCAAGGGCGGCAAGAACGCGCTGAACATCTACACCGCCAACCTCGGCGACGACCTCCTCGGCTGGGCGACGTTCCCCTGGAACTACAACTCCAAGCCCAAGATGGACGGCGTGGTCATCCTCGACGAGTCCCTCCCGGGCCGCTCGGCGACGAACTACAACGAGGGCGACACGGCCACCCACGAAGTCGGCCACTGGATGGGGCTGTACCACACGTTCCAGGGCGGCTGCTCCGGTTCGGGCGACTACGTGTCCGACACCCCGGCCGAGGCGACGGCGACGTCCGGGTGCCCGACGAACAAGGACACCTGCACGTCGACGGGCCAGGACCCGGTGCACAACTTCATGGACTACAGCTATGACGGCTGCATGTACGAGTTCACCGCGGGCCAGGGCACGCGGATGAACAGCTCTTGGTCCGCTTACCGCGGCTGA
- a CDS encoding helix-turn-helix domain-containing protein, producing MVSVRSVVDRVGPTLLHALQVPDDSPAVADVVIAEPGGAVTLSAGDLVLGVATTGPEDAAELVRQSAAQGAAAVLLKPPLAAKQAVKRAAKASGIALVQVHAATSWAQLVWLLRTVLDALADESEDLDPGSGDLFRLADAVASVVDAPVTIEDTNSRVLAYSARQDLTDPARVATIMGRRIPDDVLARFRSRGVFRELSRGRQTIFVPAQRDGTLPRLIVPIRMGGELLGSMWAVVAGPVSDERAAAFADAAPVVALHLLRRRAHTDAQRRASAELLRGVLEGRANPRKAMAELDLSDEPHRVVVIEVTGGDGRDAEGLRLALLERISQGIGSRPVATELGGLLYAVVPDRTGPGGWPELREALVATGPSRRSGAPRAAAGAPGEIGDLSASRLQADEALGLLRAELLDERVITFDEAWTALTLHRGATAAAGAKVVELGPLGALRAHDETGKAGYVETLYEWLRHPGDPRAAARELRIHPNTLRYRMRKLLELVPLDLDDPDVRLALLTQLVALRWS from the coding sequence GTGGTCTCGGTGCGCAGCGTGGTCGACCGGGTGGGGCCGACGCTGCTCCACGCGCTCCAGGTGCCCGACGACTCCCCCGCGGTCGCCGACGTCGTCATCGCCGAGCCCGGCGGCGCGGTCACCCTGTCGGCCGGGGACCTCGTGCTCGGCGTCGCCACGACCGGTCCCGAAGACGCCGCCGAACTGGTGCGCCAGAGCGCCGCGCAGGGCGCCGCCGCCGTGCTGCTCAAGCCGCCGCTCGCCGCGAAGCAGGCGGTGAAACGGGCCGCGAAGGCGAGCGGGATCGCGCTGGTGCAGGTGCACGCGGCGACGTCGTGGGCGCAGCTCGTCTGGCTGCTGCGGACGGTCCTCGACGCCCTCGCCGACGAGTCCGAAGACCTCGACCCCGGCTCCGGCGACCTCTTCCGGCTCGCCGACGCCGTCGCGTCCGTCGTGGACGCCCCGGTGACCATCGAGGACACCAACTCGCGTGTGCTCGCCTACTCCGCGCGCCAAGACCTGACCGACCCGGCGCGCGTCGCCACGATCATGGGCCGCCGCATCCCCGACGACGTCCTCGCGCGGTTCCGGTCGCGCGGGGTGTTCCGCGAGCTGTCGCGCGGGCGGCAGACGATCTTCGTCCCGGCGCAGCGCGACGGCACGCTGCCGCGGCTGATCGTGCCGATCCGGATGGGCGGCGAGCTGCTCGGGTCGATGTGGGCGGTCGTCGCGGGGCCGGTGTCCGACGAGCGCGCGGCCGCGTTCGCCGACGCCGCCCCGGTCGTCGCACTGCACCTGCTGCGGCGCCGCGCGCACACCGACGCGCAGCGCCGCGCGTCGGCCGAGCTGCTGCGCGGGGTGCTCGAAGGCCGGGCGAACCCGCGCAAGGCGATGGCGGAGCTGGACCTGTCCGACGAGCCGCACCGCGTGGTCGTCATCGAGGTCACCGGCGGCGACGGGCGCGACGCCGAAGGCCTGCGGCTCGCCCTGCTCGAACGGATCTCCCAGGGCATCGGCAGCCGCCCGGTCGCGACCGAGCTGGGCGGGCTGCTCTACGCCGTGGTCCCGGACCGGACGGGCCCCGGCGGCTGGCCGGAACTGCGCGAGGCTCTCGTCGCGACGGGACCGTCTCGTCGCAGCGGTGCTCCGCGCGCCGCGGCGGGCGCACCCGGCGAGATCGGCGACCTCTCGGCGTCGCGCCTCCAGGCGGACGAAGCCCTCGGCCTGCTGCGCGCGGAACTGCTCGACGAGCGCGTGATCACCTTCGACGAAGCCTGGACGGCGCTGACCCTGCACCGCGGCGCGACGGCGGCAGCCGGGGCGAAGGTCGTCGAGCTCGGCCCGCTGGGCGCCCTGCGCGCGCACGACGAGACGGGCAAGGCCGGCTACGTCGAGACGCTGTACGAGTGGCTGCGCCACCCCGGCGACCCGCGCGCGGCGGCGCGGGAGCTGCGGATCCACCCGAACACCCTGCGGTACCGGATGCGGAAGCTGCTGGAGCTGGTCCCGCTGGACCTCGACGACCCGGACGTCCGGCTGGCGCTGCTCACCCAGCTGGTGGCGCTGCGCTGGAGCTGA
- a CDS encoding class I SAM-dependent methyltransferase encodes MSEARRIVESGYDSSAGRYLEWSARIEDDPRLRFLSELTGRLPAGSRVLDLGCGAGVPCTAVLAEHHDVVGVDLSATQLELARRNVPGARFEKADMTAVSFPDGGFDAVTAFYSVLHVPREEQGALFVRIARWLRPGGWFLAALGCSEANGVEADWLGTPMFFSSHAPAVNRRSLEAAGFTLEVDEPVTIQEPEGPARFHWVLARR; translated from the coding sequence GTGAGCGAGGCCCGGCGGATCGTCGAATCCGGCTATGACAGCTCGGCGGGGCGGTACCTCGAGTGGAGCGCCCGCATCGAGGACGACCCGCGGCTGCGCTTCCTGAGCGAGCTGACCGGCCGGCTCCCCGCCGGTTCCCGCGTCCTCGACCTCGGGTGCGGGGCGGGTGTCCCGTGCACGGCGGTGCTCGCCGAGCACCACGACGTCGTAGGTGTCGACCTCTCCGCGACGCAACTGGAGCTGGCGCGGCGCAACGTCCCCGGTGCGCGGTTCGAGAAGGCCGACATGACCGCGGTGTCCTTTCCGGACGGCGGCTTCGACGCGGTCACGGCGTTCTACTCCGTGCTGCACGTGCCCCGCGAGGAACAGGGCGCGCTCTTCGTGCGGATCGCCCGCTGGCTGCGCCCCGGCGGCTGGTTCCTGGCCGCGCTCGGCTGCAGCGAAGCGAACGGCGTCGAAGCCGACTGGCTGGGCACGCCGATGTTCTTCAGCAGTCACGCGCCGGCGGTTAACCGCCGTTCACTCGAAGCGGCGGGCTTCACGCTCGAAGTGGACGAACCCGTGACGATCCAGGAACCCGAAGGGCCGGCGCGCTTCCACTGGGTGCTCGCCCGGCGCTGA
- a CDS encoding roadblock/LC7 domain-containing protein, whose product MDRDALAAELNALRRRVNGVTDTLVAGVDGLLIVADTEDRIDPDSVSALAAAHLGLAHTTAATIGQGAFRQAVVRSSGGYLAVYSVDRLALMVVLGDEGLDIGRLHHASLPTIERIGSILTAC is encoded by the coding sequence GTGGACCGTGACGCGCTGGCCGCCGAGCTCAACGCGCTCCGGCGGCGGGTGAACGGGGTCACCGACACCCTCGTGGCCGGGGTGGACGGCCTGCTCATCGTGGCCGACACCGAAGACCGGATCGACCCCGACAGCGTCTCCGCGCTCGCCGCCGCCCACCTCGGGCTGGCGCACACGACCGCCGCCACGATCGGCCAGGGCGCGTTCCGCCAGGCCGTCGTCCGCAGCAGCGGCGGCTACCTGGCCGTCTACTCCGTCGACCGGCTCGCGCTGATGGTCGTGCTCGGCGACGAAGGCCTCGACATCGGCCGCCTGCACCACGCATCGCTGCCCACGATCGAGCGCATCGGCTCGATCCTCACCGCCTGCTGA
- the rdmE gene encoding aklavinone 12-hydroxylase RdmE, with amino-acid sequence MTERVQVLVVGAGLGGLSASLFLAQAGVDVLTVERHAGTSVHSRAAGQNWRTMELFHWAGIDREVRAVSPRASQGLRITVATSLAGRVLHRLVEDGSEFDVSASTTLPAGMAGQDVVEPILLAHAEKAGARVRFRTELADLAPDDDGVTATLRHRDSGEETVVRADYVVAADGGRSGIRARLGIGTTGMDALSHCLGVVFDADLGDRVQAGVTDLFYLQHPEFTAGLVNTDVPNRYVFAPDYFPEKGESPADFTPERLVAMIRSATDLPDLEPEIVWTGSWEVAARLADRFRDGRVFLIGDAAKVTPPTGGMGGNTAAGDAADIAWKLAAVLRGEAGPALLDTYEAERRPIARMVIDTSLHNMKQRMHPGLDVSGITPAEDPLGILLGFRYRSTAVLSEEPDDGARVEDVHAPTGRPGFRAPGLESTLDLLGHSWVLLCAGDGAAWAPAAAAAGIDCHVVEEEVFAARYGLSEGGASLVRPDGIVAWRAPDPVDDPAGELRRALTAVLSR; translated from the coding sequence ATGACGGAGCGGGTACAGGTGCTGGTCGTGGGGGCCGGACTGGGCGGGCTGTCGGCGTCGCTGTTCCTCGCGCAGGCCGGAGTGGACGTGCTGACGGTCGAACGGCACGCCGGGACGTCGGTCCACTCGCGGGCCGCCGGGCAGAACTGGCGCACGATGGAGCTGTTCCACTGGGCGGGCATCGACCGCGAGGTGCGGGCGGTGAGCCCGCGCGCGTCGCAAGGGCTGCGGATCACCGTCGCGACCAGCCTGGCCGGCCGCGTGCTGCACCGGCTCGTCGAGGACGGCAGCGAGTTCGACGTCTCGGCGTCGACCACGCTGCCCGCGGGCATGGCCGGGCAGGACGTCGTCGAGCCGATCTTGCTGGCGCACGCGGAGAAGGCGGGCGCGCGCGTCCGCTTCCGGACGGAACTGGCCGACCTGGCGCCGGACGACGACGGCGTCACCGCGACGCTGCGGCACCGCGATTCGGGCGAGGAGACGGTGGTGCGCGCGGACTACGTCGTCGCGGCCGACGGCGGCCGCAGCGGCATCCGGGCCCGGCTCGGCATCGGGACCACCGGGATGGACGCGCTGAGCCACTGCCTCGGCGTGGTCTTCGACGCCGACCTCGGCGACCGCGTCCAGGCCGGCGTGACCGACCTGTTCTACCTGCAGCACCCCGAGTTCACCGCCGGGCTGGTCAACACCGACGTCCCGAACCGGTACGTCTTCGCGCCGGACTACTTCCCGGAGAAGGGCGAGAGCCCGGCCGACTTCACCCCCGAGCGGCTGGTCGCGATGATCCGCAGCGCCACCGACCTGCCGGACCTCGAGCCGGAGATCGTCTGGACCGGGTCCTGGGAAGTCGCCGCGCGGCTGGCCGACCGGTTCCGCGACGGACGGGTCTTCCTGATCGGCGACGCCGCGAAGGTGACGCCGCCGACCGGCGGGATGGGCGGCAACACGGCGGCGGGCGACGCCGCGGACATCGCGTGGAAGCTCGCCGCCGTGCTGCGCGGCGAAGCGGGTCCGGCACTGCTCGACACCTACGAAGCCGAGCGCCGGCCGATCGCGCGGATGGTCATCGACACGTCGCTGCACAACATGAAGCAGCGCATGCACCCCGGCCTCGACGTCTCCGGGATCACCCCGGCGGAGGACCCGCTGGGCATCCTCCTCGGCTTCCGCTACCGCTCGACGGCCGTCCTGTCCGAGGAGCCCGACGACGGCGCGCGCGTCGAGGACGTGCACGCGCCGACCGGGCGCCCCGGGTTCCGGGCGCCCGGCCTGGAGTCCACTTTGGACCTGCTGGGCCATTCGTGGGTGCTGCTCTGCGCGGGTGACGGCGCGGCGTGGGCCCCGGCCGCGGCGGCCGCCGGCATCGACTGCCACGTCGTCGAGGAGGAGGTGTTCGCCGCGCGCTACGGCCTGTCGGAAGGCGGCGCCTCACTCGTCCGCCCGGACGGCATCGTGGCGTGGCGCGCCCCGGACCCCGTCGACGACCCGGCGGGCGAACTGCGGCGCGCGCTGACGGCGGTCCTTTCGCGTTAG
- a CDS encoding bifunctional o-acetylhomoserine/o-acetylserine sulfhydrylase has product MSADDTSAWSFETKQIHAGAAPDPATGARATPIYQTTSYVFRDSQHGADLFSLAEPGNIYTRIMNPTQDVLEQRLAALEGGVAALAFASGSAATTAAILNLAGAGDHFVSSPSLYGGTYNLFHYTLPKLGVEVTFIDDQDDLEQWRAAVRPNTKLFFAETLANPGSNVLDIRGVADVAHEAGVPLVVDNTVPTPYLLRPIEHGADVVVHSATKYLGGHGTTVAGVLVDGGTFDFGKDPAKFPGFTEPDPSYHGLKYWEALGPGAYAAKARVQILRDTGAAISPLNSFLILQGIETLSLRLERHVANAQALAEWLEQRDEVEKVYYAGLPSSPFYSAAQKYLPRGAGAVLSFDLRGGVEAGRKFVDGTELHSQLVNIGDVRSLIVHPASTTHSQLNPEEQLSSGVTPGLVRLAVGLEGLEDLKADLEAGFRAAKAEL; this is encoded by the coding sequence ATGAGCGCGGACGACACCTCGGCGTGGTCCTTCGAGACCAAGCAGATTCACGCGGGCGCCGCGCCGGACCCGGCGACCGGTGCGCGGGCGACCCCGATCTACCAGACGACGTCGTACGTCTTCCGCGACAGCCAGCACGGCGCCGACCTGTTCAGCCTCGCCGAGCCCGGCAACATCTACACGCGGATCATGAACCCGACCCAGGACGTCCTGGAGCAGCGGCTCGCGGCGCTCGAGGGCGGCGTCGCGGCGCTGGCGTTCGCGTCCGGCTCGGCCGCGACCACGGCGGCGATCCTCAACCTCGCGGGCGCGGGCGACCACTTCGTCTCGAGCCCGTCGCTCTACGGCGGCACCTACAACCTGTTCCACTACACGCTGCCGAAGCTCGGCGTCGAGGTCACCTTCATCGACGACCAGGACGACCTGGAGCAGTGGCGTGCCGCCGTCCGGCCGAACACGAAGCTGTTCTTCGCCGAGACGCTGGCCAACCCGGGCAGCAACGTCCTCGACATCCGGGGCGTCGCCGACGTCGCGCACGAGGCCGGCGTCCCGCTCGTCGTCGACAACACGGTGCCGACGCCGTACCTGCTGCGCCCGATCGAGCACGGCGCCGACGTCGTCGTGCACTCCGCGACGAAGTACCTGGGCGGCCACGGCACCACGGTGGCCGGCGTCCTGGTCGACGGCGGTACGTTCGACTTCGGCAAGGACCCGGCGAAGTTCCCGGGCTTCACCGAACCCGACCCGAGCTACCACGGCCTCAAGTACTGGGAGGCGCTCGGCCCGGGTGCGTACGCGGCCAAGGCGCGCGTCCAGATCCTGCGCGACACCGGCGCGGCGATCTCGCCGTTGAACAGCTTCCTGATCCTGCAGGGCATCGAGACGCTGTCGCTGCGCCTCGAACGGCACGTGGCGAACGCGCAGGCGCTCGCCGAGTGGCTGGAGCAGCGCGACGAGGTCGAGAAGGTCTACTACGCGGGCCTGCCGTCGAGCCCGTTCTATTCGGCGGCGCAGAAGTACCTGCCGCGCGGCGCGGGCGCGGTCCTGTCGTTCGACCTGCGCGGCGGCGTCGAGGCGGGCCGCAAGTTCGTCGACGGCACCGAGCTGCACAGCCAGCTGGTGAACATCGGAGACGTCCGCAGCCTGATCGTGCACCCGGCGTCGACCACCCACAGCCAGCTGAACCCCGAGGAGCAGCTCTCCAGCGGCGTCACGCCGGGCCTGGTCCGGCTCGCCGTCGGGCTGGAGGGGCTCGAGGACCTCAAGGCCGACCTGGAGGCCGGATTCCGGGCGGCGAAGGCGGAACTGTGA
- the metX gene encoding homoserine O-acetyltransferase MetX, with translation MTADPVTGAWRIGDPPGRRQFVTGPGALALEAGGVLPSFTLAYETWGTLNSGASNAILVEHALTGDSHAAGPLEPGHPNAGWWDALIGPGKALDTDEYFVVVPNVLGGCQGSTGPSSPAPDGRPWGSRFPVVTVRDQVASEAVLADHLGIDRWAAVVGGSMGGMRALEWAVSLPERVASVLVLASTAQASAEQIAWAAPQLHAIRSDPFFHGGDYYSEASGPVAGLGVARRIAHVTYRSEPELAQRFDRTYQGDEDPLRGGRFAVESYLDHHADKLVRRFDANSYLVLTESMNTHDVGRDRGGVAAALSRVTARAVIGGVDSDRLYPLYQSAEIAAGIPGTVEPSVVSSPYGHDSFLIESGQIASLVKALLG, from the coding sequence GTGACGGCTGACCCCGTCACCGGGGCCTGGCGGATCGGTGATCCGCCGGGCCGCCGTCAGTTCGTCACCGGCCCCGGCGCGCTCGCGCTGGAGGCCGGTGGCGTGCTGCCGTCCTTCACACTCGCGTACGAGACGTGGGGGACGCTGAACTCCGGCGCGTCCAACGCGATCCTCGTCGAGCACGCGCTGACCGGCGACAGCCACGCGGCCGGTCCGCTCGAACCCGGGCACCCGAACGCGGGCTGGTGGGACGCGCTGATCGGGCCCGGGAAAGCTTTGGACACCGACGAATACTTCGTCGTGGTCCCGAACGTGCTGGGCGGCTGCCAGGGTTCGACCGGCCCGTCGTCGCCGGCGCCGGACGGCCGGCCGTGGGGCAGCCGGTTCCCGGTCGTGACAGTGCGGGACCAGGTGGCGTCGGAGGCGGTGCTGGCCGACCACCTGGGCATCGACCGCTGGGCGGCCGTCGTCGGCGGCTCCATGGGCGGGATGCGCGCGCTGGAGTGGGCGGTTTCGCTGCCCGAACGCGTGGCTTCGGTGCTGGTGCTGGCGTCCACCGCGCAGGCGTCGGCCGAGCAGATCGCCTGGGCGGCCCCGCAGCTGCACGCGATCCGCAGCGACCCGTTCTTCCACGGCGGCGACTACTACTCGGAGGCGTCGGGGCCGGTGGCCGGGCTCGGCGTCGCCCGCCGGATCGCGCACGTCACCTACCGCAGCGAGCCGGAGCTGGCCCAGCGGTTCGACCGGACTTACCAGGGCGACGAGGATCCCTTGCGCGGCGGGCGGTTCGCCGTCGAGTCCTATTTGGACCACCACGCCGACAAGCTGGTGCGCCGCTTCGACGCGAACAGCTACCTGGTGCTGACGGAGTCGATGAACACCCACGACGTCGGCCGCGACCGCGGTGGGGTCGCGGCCGCGCTGAGCCGGGTAACGGCTCGCGCGGTGATCGGCGGCGTCGACAGCGACCGGCTCTACCCGCTGTACCAGTCGGCGGAAATCGCCGCCGGGATCCCGGGAACCGTGGAGCCGTCGGTGGTTTCCTCACCGTACGGCCACGACTCTTTCCTCATCGAGTCCGGCCAGATCGCTTCCCTGGTGAAGGCGCTGCTGGGGTAG
- a CDS encoding AurF N-oxygenase family protein — protein sequence MGDREATAERLLRSSARLSYDPDVDVHWDAPLDEDRFFIPEKLVSLYGTPVWDTLSREQRIELSRQELVNTVSVGIWFELILMQMLLRASYHQDPTTRHVHYALTEVADECRHSTMFARLIEHVDGRPYRNNRWLQRSAQALPTILHGPAMWVATLIGEEIFDALQREHLDDESVQPVVRAVMRIHVTEEARHVRYARDDLVRELAGAPWWRKEFARVVVAIGALLMSRLLSRPRQYLRAGIDPGVAVAAARTSPHRRETLAFGARKLVRFLKENDLIGGPSAALWRRAGML from the coding sequence ATGGGTGATCGCGAAGCCACCGCCGAACGGCTGCTCCGCTCGAGCGCCCGGCTTTCCTACGACCCGGACGTCGACGTCCACTGGGACGCGCCGCTCGACGAAGACCGGTTCTTCATCCCCGAAAAGCTCGTCTCGCTGTACGGCACGCCGGTGTGGGACACGCTGAGCCGCGAGCAGCGGATCGAGCTGTCGCGCCAGGAACTGGTGAACACCGTCAGCGTCGGGATCTGGTTCGAGCTGATCCTCATGCAGATGCTGCTGCGCGCGTCCTACCACCAGGACCCGACGACCCGGCACGTGCACTACGCGCTGACCGAGGTCGCCGACGAATGCCGGCACTCCACGATGTTCGCCCGGCTGATCGAGCACGTCGACGGGCGGCCGTACCGCAACAACCGCTGGCTGCAGCGGTCCGCGCAGGCGCTGCCGACGATCCTGCACGGACCGGCGATGTGGGTGGCGACGCTGATCGGTGAAGAGATCTTCGACGCGCTGCAGCGCGAGCACCTCGACGACGAATCGGTGCAGCCGGTGGTGCGCGCGGTGATGCGCATCCACGTCACCGAAGAGGCCCGGCACGTCCGGTACGCGCGCGACGACCTGGTCCGCGAACTGGCGGGCGCGCCCTGGTGGCGCAAGGAGTTCGCCCGCGTGGTGGTCGCGATCGGCGCGTTGCTGATGTCCCGGCTGCTGTCCCGCCCGCGGCAGTACCTGCGCGCGGGGATCGACCCCGGCGTCGCGGTGGCCGCCGCGCGGACGAGCCCGCACCGGCGGGAGACGCTGGCCTTCGGCGCCCGGAAGCTCGTCCGGTTCCTCAAGGAGAACGACCTGATCGGCGGCCCGAGCGCGGCGCTGTGGCGCCGCGCCGGGATGCTCTAG
- a CDS encoding TetR/AcrR family transcriptional regulator yields MRDLLKHALEAELPGDETSERIMGAALTQAEDFGLRRFTVDDVARRVGLSRVTIYRYFPKKDQLLGALILREMKRFLTKVDAVVEAQATPEEKLIEGLSFSLGYLRGHRLLNRLLRTEPELILPHLTVQAGGLFAAARARIAAHFHAEIAAGRLSLPAEDIDGMAELLIRIVVSLVLTQETVLPVDDDAQRRRLAELYLAPIVRSLRP; encoded by the coding sequence ATGCGCGACCTCCTGAAGCACGCGCTCGAAGCCGAACTGCCCGGCGACGAGACCTCCGAACGGATCATGGGCGCGGCGCTCACCCAGGCCGAGGACTTCGGGCTGCGCCGGTTCACCGTGGACGACGTCGCGCGCCGCGTCGGGCTGTCGCGGGTGACGATCTACCGGTACTTCCCGAAGAAGGACCAGCTGCTGGGCGCGCTGATCCTGCGGGAGATGAAGCGGTTCTTGACGAAGGTCGACGCCGTCGTCGAAGCGCAGGCCACCCCGGAGGAGAAGCTCATCGAGGGGTTGAGCTTCTCCCTGGGGTACCTGCGCGGCCACCGGCTGCTCAACCGGCTGCTGCGCACCGAGCCGGAGCTGATCCTGCCGCACCTGACGGTCCAGGCGGGCGGCCTGTTCGCGGCGGCCCGGGCGCGGATCGCGGCGCACTTCCACGCGGAGATCGCCGCCGGACGGCTCAGCCTGCCCGCCGAGGACATCGACGGCATGGCCGAGCTGCTGATCCGGATCGTGGTGTCCCTGGTGCTGACCCAGGAGACGGTCCTGCCGGTGGACGACGACGCCCAGCGCCGCCGGCTGGCCGAGCTGTACCTGGCGCCGATCGTCCGCTCACTGCGCCCGTGA
- a CDS encoding SDR family oxidoreductase, which yields MTNGLDKVVAITGASSGIGEATARELAGRGAAVVLGARRTDRLEALAQKIRADGGRAEMLDVDVTRRADLERLVARAVDRFGRLDVLVGNAGVARIAPVGDLDVDAWDAMIDVNLRGVLHGIAAALPVFRAQGRGHFVTTVSTSGLKIVPTQAVYAGTKNAVRTLLEALRQESTDGVLRTTSISPGYVRTELVDYVEDPAQREQAQQAMAALGISPDAVARAIAFAIEQPDDVEIGDLTIRPTRQG from the coding sequence ATGACGAACGGACTGGACAAGGTCGTCGCGATCACCGGCGCGAGCAGCGGGATCGGCGAAGCCACCGCGCGGGAACTCGCCGGCCGCGGGGCGGCGGTGGTGCTCGGCGCCCGGCGCACCGACCGGCTGGAAGCGCTCGCGCAGAAGATCCGCGCCGACGGCGGCCGCGCGGAGATGCTGGACGTCGACGTGACGCGGCGCGCCGACCTCGAGCGCCTCGTCGCGCGAGCCGTCGACCGCTTCGGGCGGCTCGACGTCCTGGTCGGCAACGCCGGCGTCGCCCGGATCGCCCCGGTGGGCGACCTCGACGTCGACGCCTGGGACGCGATGATCGACGTCAACCTCCGCGGCGTCTTGCACGGCATCGCCGCCGCGCTGCCGGTGTTCCGCGCACAGGGCCGCGGCCACTTCGTCACGACCGTCTCGACGTCGGGCCTGAAGATCGTGCCGACGCAGGCCGTCTACGCGGGGACCAAGAACGCCGTGCGCACGCTGCTGGAGGCGCTGCGCCAGGAGTCCACCGACGGCGTCCTGCGCACGACGTCGATCTCGCCGGGGTACGTGCGCACCGAACTCGTCGACTACGTCGAGGATCCCGCGCAGCGCGAGCAGGCCCAGCAGGCGATGGCGGCGCTCGGCATCAGCCCCGACGCCGTCGCGCGGGCGATCGCGTTCGCCATCGAGCAGCCCGACGACGTCGAGATCGGCGACCTCACCATCCGGCCCACCCGGCAAGGCTGA